The region TGACGGCGGAAAACGGCATTCTTGCCATCCGTAGCCGGGATGAAAAAACCGAAGTACCTGATTTCGAACCACTCTTCCCGGACTCCGATTGTTCCGCCATGGGCAAAGCCTGGCGTGGTTCACTGGAGTCCCTGTCATGGTTTATGCGCTACTGGCGCGATAACTTCTCGGCCGCCTACGATCTGAACCGCGTCTACCTGATTGGCAACGAAAATCTCTGCATGGCGGATTTCGGCCTGCGGGATATGCCCGTCGAACGTGAAGACGCGCTGAAAAGCCTGCACGAGCGCATCGTGAAATACCGCAATGCGCCGCAGGAAGAGCGCGGGAACAACATCTTCTGGATAAGCCAGGGGCCGCGCATGGGCGTCGGCTATTTCTATGCCCTGACTCCGGTTTACCTCGGAAACCGCCTGCAAGCGCTGCTGGGGATTGAACAAACCATCCGCATGGAAAACTTCTTTACGCCGGGCAGCCTGCCAATGGGCGTGACCATTCTGGATGAAAACGGCCACCCGCTCATCTCCCTGGCCGGGCCTGAAAACCGACTGAAGGTGGAACCCAGCTGGATGCAGGAGCGGTCATGGTTTGGCTATACCTCCGGTTTCCGCGAGCTGGTGCTGAAGAAAAGTTTACCGCCATCGTCGCTGAGCATCGTCTACTCGCTGCCGGTGGACAAGGTGCTGGAGCGCATTCGCATCCTGATCCTTAACGCCATTTTGCTGAACATCGCGGTAGGCGTCGCGCTGTTTATGCTGGCGAGAATGTATGAGCGGCGGATCTTTATTCCGGCGGAAGCGGATGCTCAGCGTCTGGAGGAGCACGAGCAGTTTAACCGTAAGATTGTCGCCTCGGCGCCGGTGGGGATCTGTATCCTGCGTACCCAGGACGGGACGAATATCCTCAGTAACGAGCTTGCCCATAACTACCTGAACATGCTTACGCATGAAGACCGCCAGCGGTTAACGCAGATCATCTGTGGGCAACAGGTAAACTTTGTGGATGTGCTGACCAGCACCCACACCAACCTGCAAATCAGCTTCGTGCATTCGCGCTACCGCAATGAAAACGTGGCGATTTGCGTGCTGGTGGACGTCTCTGCGCGCGTGAAGATGGAAGAGTCATTGCAGGATATGGCGCAGGCGGCGGAGCAGGCCAGTCAGTCGAAATCGATGTTCCTCGCGACCGTCAGCCATGAGCTGCGCACGCCGCTGTACGGGATTATCGGTAACCTCGATCTGCTCCAGACCAAAGAGCTGCCGAAAGGGGTTGACCGTCTGGTGACGGCCATGAACAACTCCTCCAGCCTGTTGTTGAAAATTATCAGCGATATTCTCGACTTCTCTAAAATTGAATCCGAGCAGCTGAAAATTGAACCGCGCGAGTTCTCCCCGCGCGAGGTGATGAACCATATCTGCGCCAACTATCTGCCGCTGGTGGTGCGTAAACAGCTTGGGCTGTACTGCTTCATCGAGCCGGATGTGCCGCTGACGCTGAATGGCGATCCGATGCGTCTGCAACAGGTCATCTCAAACCTGCTGAGCAACGCCATCAAATTCACCGATATCGGCTGTATTGTGCTGCACGTCTGTCGGGCAGGGGAGTATCTGACCATTCGCGTGCGCGACACGGGGGTGGGTATTCCGGCGAAAGAGGTCGTTCGCCTGTTCGATCCGTTCTTCCAGGTGGGAACCGGCGTGCAGCGTAATTTCCAGGGGACCGGGCTAGGTCTGGCGATTTGCGAGAAGCTTATCAGCATGATGGACGGGGATATCTCCGTCGATACTGAGCCAGGCATGGGCAGCCAGTTCACCATTCGTATTCCGCTCTATTCGGCGCACTATCCGGCGAAAACCACCGTCGACGGGCTGAGCGATAAACACTGCTGGCTGGCGGTGCACAACGCCTCCTTACATGATTTCCTGACGTCAATGCTGACCAGCAGCGGCGTGCGGGTTTCGCGCTATGAAGGCCAGACGCCGGACGCGGATGACATGCTGATCACCGACGTTGAGCCGGAACAGGCATGGGCAGGGCGCGGCGTGGTGATGTTCTGCCGCCGTCATATCGGTATTCCGATTGAGCGTTCGCCTGGGGTTTGGGTGCACAGCGTGGCGACACCGCACGAGCTGTTGGGCTTGCTGGCGCGCATTTACAGCGTGCAGCTTGAGGACAGCGATGGCGCGACCGTGCTGGCTTCCCCTGATGAGCTGGCGTCGGTGAACGACGATATGATGATTCTGGTCGTCGACGATCATCCGATTAACCGTCGTCTGCTCGCAGACCAGCTTGGCTCTCTGGGCTATCAGTGTAAAACGGCCAATGATGGCGTGGATGCCCTGAATGTCTTAAGTAAGAACCATATTGATATTGTCCTCAGCGATGTGAACATGCCTAACATGGACGGCTACCGTCTGACGCAGCGTATTCGACAGCTGGGGCTGACGCTGCCGGTGGTGGGGGTGACAGCCAACGCGCTGGCGGAGGAGAAGCAGCGCTGTCTGGAGTCGGGAATGGACAGCTGCCTGTCGAAGCCGGTCACGCTGGATGTTCTGAAACAGACGCTGTCCGTGTATGCGGAGCGGGTACGAAAAGCGAGACAATAAAAAAAGGCCCGAAAGGGCCTTTTTTATGTGCCCGGCGGCGCGGGGCTTGCGCGGGCCGACGGGGTCTGTAGGCCGGGTGAGCGCAAGCGCCACCCGGCGTAGACAGCGAAGATTAATCTTTGTCCGTTGCGCTCAGCGTCACGGAAGAGAGATAGTTCAGCAGGGCGATATCGTTATCCACACCCAGCTTCATCATCGCGGATTTTTTCTGGCTACTGATGGTTTTAATACTGCGGTTCAGCTTCTTGGCGATTTCAGTCACCAGGAAACCTTCAGCGAACAGACGCAGAACTTCACTCTCTTTTGGCGAGAGACGTTTGTCGCCATAGCCGCCCGCGCTGATTTTTTCGAGCAGGCGAGAAACGCTCTCAGGCGTGAATTTCTTCCCTTTCTGCAGCGCCGCCAGCGCTTTTGGCAGATCGGTCGGTGCGCCTTGTTTCAGCACAATCCCTTCAATATCGAGATCCAGAACGGCGCTCAGGATCGCCGGGTTATTGTTCATGGTCAGAACAATGATCGAAATGTCCGGGAAGTGGCGTTTAATGTATTTGATGAGCGTGATCCCATCACCGTATTTATCTCCAGGCATGGAGAGATCGGTAATGAGCACGTGCGCATCAAGTTTAGGGAGGTTGTTAATGAGGGCTGTGGAATCTTCAAATTCACCGACTACATTCACCCACTCGATCTGTTCAAGTGATTTGCGAATACCGAACAGTACAATCGGATGGTCATCGGCAATAATTACGTTCATATTGTTCATGTATAAGGCTACCTTGCTACAGCAAGCTCTTGACGTAAGCGTCAATGTCGCTGATGTATTTTTCAATGCCAGAGGCATCTTTCTCACGAATTAGATGTTCCAGCGTTTCACATAACTGCTTGCCGGGAACCAGATTAAGCATGGCAAACACCCCTTTAAGCCGGTGTGCTGTCTGTGCCAGCGCTGCAAAATCCTGCGCAGCGGACTCAGTATACAACCGCTTAACATCATCTGGTACTGTATCAACGAAGAGCGAATAATATCCGCTGGCATGGAGTTCGGCATTTTCATCGCCGCCTAACGGTGACTCCAGGATCTCTTCCTGCGCCAGATTCTCTTCAATCAGTTGTAATACAGCTTCCTGCATTGCATTGCTCATATTAAAGTTGACGCGCAGCTGCCCAGGGCCGATTTTCCGCACGCCTGGCTCATCATCGCTTAAAAGCAAGCCTGAGGCAGTAAGATTAGACGGATTATCAGTTAAAAATAGATCAAATTCTTGACTCGCGAGTCTTTCGTCCGGGGTAATGCAGGACGCGCCCCAGTTTTCTAACTGACGAACGACAATATTACGGATTTCACTGGAGGTGACATCCACCATCACTACCACATCGTCCAGCAGACGCTCTTCATCTTCTTCCTGCGGATTCGCCGCCATTTTAACGTGTAAGGAGTAGCGGGTGCCGAGGGATTCGCGGGCCTTAATGTTCAGATGACCGCCCAGCTTACGCGCCAGCTGATCGCAGAGCCAGAAGGTGAGGGCATTTGCCTTACCGTAGTGATCGCGCTGGGTATCGTTCAGGAACGGGAAGTGCAGATTGTCAATTTCGCTCACGGTGACGCCTTCGCCCGTATCCAGAATGCGGAACGTCAGACGATCGTCGGTGGATTCATCGGTGCTGACTTCAAGGGTGATCTTGCCGATCTGCGTCGTGGTGACGGCATACTGAATCAGCATCATCAGGATGCGACGCAGGGCATCGCGATCGCCGTGTCGTTCGTCGTTGGCCGGTAAATGGTTGTTGATCAGCAGCTGAAGCCCTTTGCGCTTGATCACCGGCAGCACTTCCGGCACCACTTCATCAATCAGATCCTGGATAGAGAAGAGCGTAGGGGTGCCTTTCCAGATGTCATTCTCCAGCATGTTCGCAAGCTGGATTTCGTCTACCAGACGAACCAGGGAGTCTGCCTGGCTGCTCAGCTGTCGGCTTTCCGGCGTGCTCAAATCAGCAATCTGCGTGGCGAGTGACTTCAGCGGCTGTTTGAAGGCATCACCGATATTTTGCATAAACGCGGCGCGACCATGCTGGTTTTTCTCGTACAGCCTTTGCGCCTGCTTGAGCTTTTTATTCACCAGCACTTCGCGGTCCTGATCGCGGATGATGAAGATTTGCGTGCGCGAGGCGACCTGACTGCGGAACTGACGGATCTCATACAGTTCGTTATTAATGGTGGCCTGAATGACGCCCTGGTGCTGGTCCGCCATGGCCGTAATATTTTGCAGGTTAAGGTGCGGCAGAAGGTGATCGGCAATTTTATTGCTCATTACCGTGCGGTTTGCGTCCTGATCGTGAACGAGCACCCCAAGCGGCAGCACGGAAATAATCTCTTCGTTTAAGGCGCGCAGGACGCGCAACTCGTTGCTGGTCCCGGCTGATACCGATGTCGAGTCGCTCTGGCGGCCCGACTGGAAACGGAAGGTGCTGTAACCAAACAGCGCCAGCGCCAGCAGGCCGATATTCAGCAGCAGCGGCAGCAGAATGTTTTGCAGCGTATCAAGCATCAGGGTGCCAAAAGGCACCTGCCACACCAGACGCATACCGGTTGAGTTGAGCGATGAGGCAATCTCAATCTTTGAGCCATTAAAGGAGATGGCTACGCTGTCCGCACCTTCTTTGTCCGACGGCGTGCGCATGTTTTGGGTGCTGTTGTCTGGCTCCAGACGGAAACTGTCC is a window of Enterobacter hormaechei ATCC 49162 DNA encoding:
- the rcsD gene encoding phosphotransferase RcsD; its protein translation is MSQTETTAPSKFSLLPGSITRFFLLLIVVLLVTMGVMVQSAVNTWLKDKSYQIVDITHAVHKRIDTWRYATWQIYDNIAAAPATSSGEGLQETRLKQDVYYLEKPQRKTEALIFGSHDSATLEMTQRISSYLDTLWGAETVPWSMYYLNGQDNSMILVSTLPLKDLSSGFKETTVGSIVDSRRAEMLQQANALDERESFSSLRRLAWQNGHYFTLRTTFNQPGHLATVVAFDLPINDLIPPDMPLDSFRLEPDNSTQNMRTPSDKEGADSVAISFNGSKIEIASSLNSTGMRLVWQVPFGTLMLDTLQNILLPLLLNIGLLALALFGYSTFRFQSGRQSDSTSVSAGTSNELRVLRALNEEIISVLPLGVLVHDQDANRTVMSNKIADHLLPHLNLQNITAMADQHQGVIQATINNELYEIRQFRSQVASRTQIFIIRDQDREVLVNKKLKQAQRLYEKNQHGRAAFMQNIGDAFKQPLKSLATQIADLSTPESRQLSSQADSLVRLVDEIQLANMLENDIWKGTPTLFSIQDLIDEVVPEVLPVIKRKGLQLLINNHLPANDERHGDRDALRRILMMLIQYAVTTTQIGKITLEVSTDESTDDRLTFRILDTGEGVTVSEIDNLHFPFLNDTQRDHYGKANALTFWLCDQLARKLGGHLNIKARESLGTRYSLHVKMAANPQEEDEERLLDDVVVMVDVTSSEIRNIVVRQLENWGASCITPDERLASQEFDLFLTDNPSNLTASGLLLSDDEPGVRKIGPGQLRVNFNMSNAMQEAVLQLIEENLAQEEILESPLGGDENAELHASGYYSLFVDTVPDDVKRLYTESAAQDFAALAQTAHRLKGVFAMLNLVPGKQLCETLEHLIREKDASGIEKYISDIDAYVKSLL
- the rcsC gene encoding two-component system sensor histidine kinase RcsC gives rise to the protein MKYLVSFRTTLKVSRYLFRALALLLWLLVALLSVFYIVNALHQKEAEIRQEFNLSSDQAQRYIQRTSDVMKELKYIAENRLTAENGILAIRSRDEKTEVPDFEPLFPDSDCSAMGKAWRGSLESLSWFMRYWRDNFSAAYDLNRVYLIGNENLCMADFGLRDMPVEREDALKSLHERIVKYRNAPQEERGNNIFWISQGPRMGVGYFYALTPVYLGNRLQALLGIEQTIRMENFFTPGSLPMGVTILDENGHPLISLAGPENRLKVEPSWMQERSWFGYTSGFRELVLKKSLPPSSLSIVYSLPVDKVLERIRILILNAILLNIAVGVALFMLARMYERRIFIPAEADAQRLEEHEQFNRKIVASAPVGICILRTQDGTNILSNELAHNYLNMLTHEDRQRLTQIICGQQVNFVDVLTSTHTNLQISFVHSRYRNENVAICVLVDVSARVKMEESLQDMAQAAEQASQSKSMFLATVSHELRTPLYGIIGNLDLLQTKELPKGVDRLVTAMNNSSSLLLKIISDILDFSKIESEQLKIEPREFSPREVMNHICANYLPLVVRKQLGLYCFIEPDVPLTLNGDPMRLQQVISNLLSNAIKFTDIGCIVLHVCRAGEYLTIRVRDTGVGIPAKEVVRLFDPFFQVGTGVQRNFQGTGLGLAICEKLISMMDGDISVDTEPGMGSQFTIRIPLYSAHYPAKTTVDGLSDKHCWLAVHNASLHDFLTSMLTSSGVRVSRYEGQTPDADDMLITDVEPEQAWAGRGVVMFCRRHIGIPIERSPGVWVHSVATPHELLGLLARIYSVQLEDSDGATVLASPDELASVNDDMMILVVDDHPINRRLLADQLGSLGYQCKTANDGVDALNVLSKNHIDIVLSDVNMPNMDGYRLTQRIRQLGLTLPVVGVTANALAEEKQRCLESGMDSCLSKPVTLDVLKQTLSVYAERVRKARQ
- the rcsB gene encoding response regulator transcription factor RcsB, yielding MNNMNVIIADDHPIVLFGIRKSLEQIEWVNVVGEFEDSTALINNLPKLDAHVLITDLSMPGDKYGDGITLIKYIKRHFPDISIIVLTMNNNPAILSAVLDLDIEGIVLKQGAPTDLPKALAALQKGKKFTPESVSRLLEKISAGGYGDKRLSPKESEVLRLFAEGFLVTEIAKKLNRSIKTISSQKKSAMMKLGVDNDIALLNYLSSVTLSATDKD